The DNA segment CCGACTTCGTCTTCGCCGTACGCGACATCTCCCAGATGTTCATCACCGGCCCGGACGTGGTGAAGGCGGTGACGGGCGAGGAGATCACCCAGAACGGACTGGGCGGCGCCGACGTGCACGGCGGCATCTCCGGCGTCGCCCACTTCGTCTACGACGACGAGCGCACCTGCCTCGAAGAGGTCCGCTACCTCCTGTCCCTGCTCCCCTCCAACAACCGCGAACTGCCGCCCGCCCACCCCACCGACGACCCCGCGGACCGCCCCGGCGACGCGCTGCTCGACCTGGTCCCCGAGGACGGCAACCGTTCCTACGACATCCGCAAGGTGATCGAGGAACTCGTCGACGACGGCGACTACTTGGAAGTCCACGCCGCCTTCGCCACCAACATCGTCTGCGCGCTGGCCCGCCTCGACGGCCACGTCGTGGGCATCGTCGCCAACCAGCCCGCCTCCATGGCCGGCGTGCTCGACATCCGGGCGAGCGAAAAGGGCGCGCGGTTCGTGCAGTTCTGCGACGCGTTCAACATCCCGCTGATCACCCTGGTGGACGTGCCCGGCTTCCTGCCCGGGGTCGACCAGGAACACGAGGGCATCATCCGCCGCGGGGCGAAGCTCCTGTACGCCTACTGCAACGCCACCGTGCCCCGCGTCTCGGTCGTCCTGCGCAAGGCCTACGGCGGCGCCTACATCGTCATGGACTCCCGCTCCATCGGCGCCGACGTCGCCCTGGCCTGGCCCACCAACGAGATCGCCGTGATGGGCGCGGAGGGCGCGGCGAACGTCGTGTTCCGCCGGGAGATCGCGGCCGCCGACGATCCCGAGGCGATGCGCCGCCAGAAGATCGCGGAATACAAGGACGAACTCGTCCACCCCTACTACGCGGCCGAGCGCGGCCTCGTCGACGACGTGATCGACCCCCGCGAGACCCGGCAGATCCTCAGCCGCGCCGTGGCGATGCTCGCCACCAAGTCCGCCGCCCTGCCCACCCGCAAGCACGGCAACCCGCCCCAGTAGGAGCCCGCATGACCACGACCCGGACCCCGCCCCCGCCCCCGCGCCCGTCGACCTCCGACCTGCTCGCTGCCACGTCCTTCAAGGTCCTGCGGGGCGAGCCGAGTCCCGAGGAACTCGCGGCGTTCACAGCTGTCCTGACCCTGCGTCTGACCACCCCGGACGCCACCCACGCCCCCACCCCGCAACGCCCCGCCACGGCCCACTGGACCCGCCCGGAACGCCTGCGCGCCTACGCCTGTCCACGGGCCTGGCACGGCTGAGGCGCCAACTGGCCTGCCGTCGCTGTCCGTTGTCGCACGACAGCACGCCGTAGCCGGTATTGTTGCCCGCGTGACGCACCCGATGGGTGCGTCCTCCCTTCATTCCGGGCCCCACCTCGTCGGGGCCCGGCCCGACGAGAGCGGCTCCGGGACCGTGGCTGGCCGCCTCACGTCGAAGGGAGGACGCCCCCGGATGGGCGGTCACGAGGAGCAGAAACTGACTTTCGTCATGCGGCTGATCCGGCTTCTGCCGGAGCGAGCGGCGAGGCACGCGAGGAGGTGGCTGCTCTGGTGGTGCAGCAGGTAGCCGGATATCCCCACACCCACTGGGGACATCCGACAGGCTCCCGCTGAGCCGGGCCTCGCTCGAAGTTCCCGCTTCGGGCGAGGCCCATTTTCATTGCTGGCTGAGCAGGTAGCCGGATATCCCCATCAGTCCTGGGGACATCCGACAGGCTCCTGCTGAGCTCGGGCCACCGTCCGGTCACACGGCCGGGCGAGGGCCCTTCTGCACCCAAGTACAGCACAACGGCCCCCCACCCGGCAGCACGATCACCCACTGTTCACGCGACCGCGCACCGAGCCGACGGCCCCTGTCGCGAGGGCGATGAGCAGTGCCGCGGCCGCCGCCGTGACCGGCACGCCGTAGGCCGCCGCAGGGGAGAGATGCTCCGCCAGCCATCCGCCGGTCGCGCTGCCGCACGCGATGCCGCCGAGCAGGGCGGTCACCGCGAGGGTCATGCCCTCGTTGAGGCGGCCGTCCGGGGTGCGCTGCTGGACCAGGGCCATGTTGGTGATCATGGTCGGGGCCGTGGCCATGCCGGCGAACAGCAGCGCGACGCACAGCAGCGGGAGCGAGCCGGTGAGGGACGCGGCGAGCAGGGGCAGCGTCAGCAGCGCGGTCATCGCCGCTATGCACCACACGTAGCGGTACTCGGCGGGACCGGAGAGCCGCAGCCGCCCGTACAGCAGACCCGCCGCACAGGAACCCGCCGCCTGGAGCGCGAGCACCGCACCCGCCGCCGTCCGGTGGCCCTGGGCGTCCGCGAACGCGATCGTGACGACCTCCGTCGACCCGAACACAGCGCCCATGGCGAGGCAGACCGTCAGTAGCGGGGGCATGCCGGGCGCGCGGAACAGAGAGGTGCCGGCAGCCCCGGCCGTAGGGACCCAGGGCGGCGGTTCCGTCGACCGCTGGGCCGCGAACGCCAGCACGCCCGTCACCAGGAGCACCACCCCGACGAGCGTCCCCGCCTCCGGGAAGAACGTCCCGCACAGGAAGGCCGCGAGCACCGGGCCCAGCATGAAGCACAGCTCGTCGGCGGCCTGCTCGAAGGAGTTCGCGGTGTGCAGGGCCGCGGGGTCGCCCTTGAGCAGGTGCGCCCAGCGGGCGCGGGACAGGCCGCCGGTGTTGGGGGTCGTCGCGGTGGCGGCGTACGCGGCGAAGAGGGTCCAGGCAGGGGCGTCGTAGCGCACGCACAGCAGCAGCGCGAGGCTGCCCAGCGCCGCGCAGAGCGTGGCGGGTACGGCGACCCGGGCCTGGCCGTACCGGTCGACGAGCCGCGCCGTCCAGGGGGCGACCAGCGCCGTCGCCGCGAGGCCGGTCGCGGTGACGGCGCCGGCGAGGGCGTACGACCCCCGGGTGCCGGCGATCATCACGACCGCGCTCACGCTGAACATGCCCATGGGGAGGCGGGCGGCGAGGTTGGCGAGGGTGAACGCGCGGGTGCCGGGGTGGGCGAAGAGCCGGCGGTACGGGCGGGAGGTGTGACTGACGGAGGGGGTCGGGGCGTTCGTGGACGGCGATTGCGGCATGGCTCCACCGTCGCCCGCAGTGGATCAAGGGGTCCAACACCTGTTCGGGACGGATTCACGCACCTGTGTTGTGAGACGCACGCGGGCTGTAGGTTCCCCGCATGTCCGCTGCCGCCCCCGCCCACCTCGACCCCCGCCTCCTGCGCGCCTTCCTCGCCGTGGCGGACGAGCTGCACTTCACGCGCGCCGCGGCCCGCCTGTACGTCGCCCAGCAGGCGCTGAGCCGGGACGTACGGCGGCAGGAGCGGGAGTTGGGCGCCGAGCTGTTCGTGCGGACGACCCGGCATGTCACGCTGACGGCCGACGGCGAGCGGCTGGTGCCGTACGCCCGCCGTGCCCTCCAGGCCCAGGACGATCTGCTCGCCGCCTTCGGCCAGGCGCGGCCCCTGCTGGTGGACCTGAACTCGCCAGGCCTGGACACCGGCCGCCGGGTCCTGCACCGGGCCCGCGAACTCGCCCCGGAGCACGAACTGATGGCCCGCTACGAGAGCGGCCTGACGGGTGCGGCCGCGGAGCTGGTCGCGGGGCGGCTGGACGCGTCCTTCGGACGGTTCGCGGGGCTGGACCCGGCGCTGCGGGCCGGCCTCGACCATCAGCCGGTCCGCTACGAGCCGATGGCGATCGTGCTGCCCGAGGACCATCCGCTGGCCGCCCTGGAGCGGGTGCCGCTGGCCGCGCTGGCCGGCGAGACCGTGTACGCCGGTGCCGGCAACCCCCGTACCCCGGAGTGGACCGACCTCGCGCACCGGCTCTTCGACGGGCGGGGCATCGAGGTCGCCCCGCCCGCGCCGCTCGCCGTCGGCGACGAGGAGTTCCGGCGCATCATGGCGAAACTGCGCCATCCCGTCCTGGCCGTGGTCGACTTCCCGGCCATGCCCGGGACCGTGCTGCGCCCGCTGGTCGACCCCGTGCCCCTGTCGCCCGTGTCCCTGGTGTGGCGAAAGGGCCTGGCGCACCCCGCTTTCGACGCCCTTCGACACGCCGCGGCCCGGCTCGCGGCCGAGGAGGGGTGGCTGGAGCCGCCCGCCGGTGGATGGGTCCCGGATGTGGACTCGGCATCCTGGGTGTATACAACTAACTGCCCGACGTGAGCGTCATCACTTGTACGCCAAATGTCCTTTATTCGCCGATGTGCTGGATCACATAACACTTTCCTCCGTGGAGAGTTTGTGAAGGGCGCTGGTAATTTGTAGGCGCGCTGGACTGTGAGGTCGGCATATAACGAATGCGAGGGGGAGGCCGTGGCGCTGAGGGGGCGTGGGGAGGAGCGGGAGGAGCCTCAAGGGCCGGACGCCACCATGCAGCTGAAAGTGTCCGGTTTGTTTCCGGTGGACCAGACCGTTCAGTTGCGGGTGCCGTCCCAACGGATATCCGATGCCGAAAGCGAATCGGCGATATCCGAAATATCCCGTTCCGCGGAGGCGAACTCATCGCAGCGAATACCCGGCGATGACACGCCCGACCAGCAGCATCGCCGCAGAAACCGCAACCGCCGCAAAGCCCCCAGCCCGCCGCTGGGCCCCCGCCTCGTAGCCGCGCTCCACCTGGCCCCCGTGCTGGCCTTCCTGACCCCCCACATCGCCCGCCTCGCCCCTCTGGCCGCCCGCCTCGCGCCCTACGCCCGCCGGATGCGGCCGCAGTACCCCCGGCCCGGACGCACCGGATGGCGCCGGTGGCTGCCCTCCTGGCGGCAGTGGCTCGGCGGCGCACTGGCCGGCGTGGGCCTCAGCAGCCTCCTCCTCGCCGTCGCCTACGCGGCCACCGACATCCCGGACAACCTCAACTCGTACGCCACCCAGCAGGACAACGTGTACTTCTGGGCCGACGGGACGCCCATGGCCCGTACCGGCTGGGTGCAGCGGCAGGCGATGCCGCTGAAGGACATCCCCGACGACGTCCGCTGGGCCGTCCTCGCCGCGGAGAACGCGAGCTTCTACAGCGACCCCGGCATCTCCGTCCAGGGCATCACCCGCGCCCTGTTCCGCACGCTGGGCCAGGGCGACACCCAGGGCGGCTCGACCATCACCCAGCAGTACGTCAAGAACGTCTACCTGAACCAGGACCAGACGCTGCGCCGCAAGGTCAGCGAGGCGATGATCGCCCTCAAGCTCGACAACCGGATGAGCAAGGACGAGATCCTCGAGAGCTATCTGAACACCAGCTGGTTCGGCCGGGGCACCTACGGCATCCAGCGCGCCGCCCAGGCCTACTACGGCAAGGACGTCAGCGAGCTCAACGCCAGCGAGGCCGCGTTCCTGGCCGCCCTGCTCAAGGGCGCCGGCCTGTACGACCCGACCCTGAGCGGCGCCAACCGCGACCGGGCCGTGGAACGCTGGTCCTGGACCCTCGACCGGATGGTCCAGATAGGCAAGCTCTCGCAGGCCGAGCGGGACACCTACAAGAAGTTCCCCGAGCCGCTGAGACGCAACCCGCTGTACGACACCGGTGAGCAGAGCGACTACCTCGTCGAACTCGCCTCCCAGTACGCCAAGAAGGCCGCCGAGATCTCCGACAAGGACTACGACCTCGGCGGCTACCAGATCTACACGACCTTCGACAAGCGACGGCAGGACCAGCTCACCGACGCCGTCACCAAGGCGCGCACGAAGGCTCTGAAGGACGACCCGAAGGCCGCGAAGAGCGTGCACTACGGCGCGGCGTCGGTGGCCGGTGACGGCCGGATCCTCGCCGTCCACGGCGGCCCCGACCACCGTAAGCAGGGCTACAACGAATCCAACGCCACCACCGTCCCGGCCGGTTCGGCCTTCGCGCCGTTCGTGTACGCGGCCGGTCTGGAGCACGGCGTCCGCAAGACCCGTGACGGGGAGAGGACCGCCGTCACCGGGGACTCCGTCTACGACGGCGACGACGACGTGCCGGTGACCACGCCGGAGGGACCGTACTGGGACCGCAGCGGCCGCAAGGTGGCCGCCAGCAACGACGGCAACAGGTCGTACGGGCAGATCTCCCTGCACCGGGCCATGGCGCTGTCGGTGAACACGCCCTTCATGCAACTCGGCATGGACACCGGCCTGGACAAGGTGCGCGCCACCGCCGAGGCCGCCGGTCTGCTGAGCTCCAGCATCGGGGCCCAGGTGCCGGCGCTGGCCACGGGCAGCTCCACACCCAGCGCCATCCGCATGGCCAGCGGCTACGCCACGTTCGCCGCGGCCGGCAAGCACACCGAGCCGTACTCGGTGCGGCGGATCACCCACAACGGCGACAAGATCTCCCTGAACCTGCCGGACCCGCGCCGGGCGGTCGGCGCCGACGTGGCCGAGGAGGTCACGTCCGCGCTCACGGACGCCTTCCGGACCGCCCACCCCGACGCGGCGCCCGCCACCGCGCAGGTGGCCGGGAAGGCCGGGACGACGCCGAAGGACACCGCCTCCTGGTACGTCGGCACGCACAAGTCCGTCTCCACGGCGGTCGTCGTCTACCGCATCGACCTCGCCAAGAGCCTCGAACCGCTGCCGCTGAAGGGCCTCGCCGGCACCGCCGACGACAGCGTCCCCTACGGCATCTGGTCCGGTGCCATGAGACCCCTCGGCTGACCACCGACCCGGTACCGCAGTCCAACCGTCAGGAGAATGAGCCGCACATGAAGTCACCGTCTGGGCGTCGCCGCAAGGCCCGGGCATCGCGCCGCACCGCCGCCGCGCGCCGCCCGGGGTTCCTGGCCCTGGCGGCGCTCCTCGTCGTCGCCTCGCTGACGGCGGGCTACCTGGTGCTGAACCGCACGGGGAACACCGAGCCGACCGCGTCGTCCGGGGAACAGCGCAAGGCGGGCGGGTCGGGCGCCAAGGAGCCGCAGTGGGACGGCAGGACCAGGGTCCTAGGGGACGGCTCCACTTCCTACACCGGTCCGCAGAAGGGCCAGTTGAAGCCGGTGCCGCTCAAGCCCGGACAGAAGCCGCCCCAGTTCGTCGTCTTCTCCTGGGACGGCGGGCTGGAGGGCGATGACAAGCTCTTCTCGCACTACCGCGAGGTGGCGAAGAAGTACGACGCCCACATGACGTTCTTCCTCACGGGGATCTACCTGCTGCCGAAGGACAAGAAGGCGTTGTACGACCCGCCGCAGCACGACAGGGGAGCCGCGGCGATCAGCTACCCCACGGACGAACACATCCGCACCACGGTGGAGCAGCTCGGCAAGGCATGGCAGGACGGCAACGAGATCGGCACCCACTTCAACGGCCACTTCTGCGGCGAGAAGGGCGGCGGCGACTGGAGCGTCGAGGAGTGGAAGAGCGAGATCGACCAGTTCAACTCGTTCGTGTCGAAGTGGAAGACCAACACCGGCGCCACGGATCTCCCCCCGCTGCCGTTCGACGTCTCCAAGGCGGTCACCGGCGGGCGCGCCCCCTGTCTGGAGGGCCAGGAGAACCTGCTGAAGGCCGCCAAGGACTACGGCTACCGCTACGACGCCAGCTCCGCGGGCGACTTCCAGATATGGCCGATCAAGAAGAACGGCATCTGGGACTTCCCGCTGCAGATGCTCCC comes from the Streptomyces sp. NBC_00443 genome and includes:
- a CDS encoding acyl-CoA carboxylase subunit beta; its protein translation is MTVTVTDPRAPEAPVLDTTPDTIEADRLTELRTIKERARNGPDPKATDRQHAKGKLTARERIELLLDPGSFTEVEALRRHRAQGFGLETKRPYTDGVVTGWGTVEGRTVFVYAHDFRIFGGALGEAHAQKIHKLMDMAIAAGAPLVSLNDGAGARIQEGVSALAGYGGIFQRNTKASGVIPQISVMLGPCAGGAAYSPALTDFVFAVRDISQMFITGPDVVKAVTGEEITQNGLGGADVHGGISGVAHFVYDDERTCLEEVRYLLSLLPSNNRELPPAHPTDDPADRPGDALLDLVPEDGNRSYDIRKVIEELVDDGDYLEVHAAFATNIVCALARLDGHVVGIVANQPASMAGVLDIRASEKGARFVQFCDAFNIPLITLVDVPGFLPGVDQEHEGIIRRGAKLLYAYCNATVPRVSVVLRKAYGGAYIVMDSRSIGADVALAWPTNEIAVMGAEGAANVVFRREIAAADDPEAMRRQKIAEYKDELVHPYYAAERGLVDDVIDPRETRQILSRAVAMLATKSAALPTRKHGNPPQ
- a CDS encoding acyl-CoA carboxylase subunit epsilon gives rise to the protein MTTTRTPPPPPRPSTSDLLAATSFKVLRGEPSPEELAAFTAVLTLRLTTPDATHAPTPQRPATAHWTRPERLRAYACPRAWHG
- a CDS encoding MFS transporter encodes the protein MPQSPSTNAPTPSVSHTSRPYRRLFAHPGTRAFTLANLAARLPMGMFSVSAVVMIAGTRGSYALAGAVTATGLAATALVAPWTARLVDRYGQARVAVPATLCAALGSLALLLCVRYDAPAWTLFAAYAATATTPNTGGLSRARWAHLLKGDPAALHTANSFEQAADELCFMLGPVLAAFLCGTFFPEAGTLVGVVLLVTGVLAFAAQRSTEPPPWVPTAGAAGTSLFRAPGMPPLLTVCLAMGAVFGSTEVVTIAFADAQGHRTAAGAVLALQAAGSCAAGLLYGRLRLSGPAEYRYVWCIAAMTALLTLPLLAASLTGSLPLLCVALLFAGMATAPTMITNMALVQQRTPDGRLNEGMTLAVTALLGGIACGSATGGWLAEHLSPAAAYGVPVTAAAAALLIALATGAVGSVRGRVNSG
- a CDS encoding LysR family transcriptional regulator, which codes for MSAAAPAHLDPRLLRAFLAVADELHFTRAAARLYVAQQALSRDVRRQERELGAELFVRTTRHVTLTADGERLVPYARRALQAQDDLLAAFGQARPLLVDLNSPGLDTGRRVLHRARELAPEHELMARYESGLTGAAAELVAGRLDASFGRFAGLDPALRAGLDHQPVRYEPMAIVLPEDHPLAALERVPLAALAGETVYAGAGNPRTPEWTDLAHRLFDGRGIEVAPPAPLAVGDEEFRRIMAKLRHPVLAVVDFPAMPGTVLRPLVDPVPLSPVSLVWRKGLAHPAFDALRHAAARLAAEEGWLEPPAGGWVPDVDSASWVYTTNCPT
- a CDS encoding transglycosylase domain-containing protein, coding for MQLKVSGLFPVDQTVQLRVPSQRISDAESESAISEISRSAEANSSQRIPGDDTPDQQHRRRNRNRRKAPSPPLGPRLVAALHLAPVLAFLTPHIARLAPLAARLAPYARRMRPQYPRPGRTGWRRWLPSWRQWLGGALAGVGLSSLLLAVAYAATDIPDNLNSYATQQDNVYFWADGTPMARTGWVQRQAMPLKDIPDDVRWAVLAAENASFYSDPGISVQGITRALFRTLGQGDTQGGSTITQQYVKNVYLNQDQTLRRKVSEAMIALKLDNRMSKDEILESYLNTSWFGRGTYGIQRAAQAYYGKDVSELNASEAAFLAALLKGAGLYDPTLSGANRDRAVERWSWTLDRMVQIGKLSQAERDTYKKFPEPLRRNPLYDTGEQSDYLVELASQYAKKAAEISDKDYDLGGYQIYTTFDKRRQDQLTDAVTKARTKALKDDPKAAKSVHYGAASVAGDGRILAVHGGPDHRKQGYNESNATTVPAGSAFAPFVYAAGLEHGVRKTRDGERTAVTGDSVYDGDDDVPVTTPEGPYWDRSGRKVAASNDGNRSYGQISLHRAMALSVNTPFMQLGMDTGLDKVRATAEAAGLLSSSIGAQVPALATGSSTPSAIRMASGYATFAAAGKHTEPYSVRRITHNGDKISLNLPDPRRAVGADVAEEVTSALTDAFRTAHPDAAPATAQVAGKAGTTPKDTASWYVGTHKSVSTAVVVYRIDLAKSLEPLPLKGLAGTADDSVPYGIWSGAMRPLG